A single region of the Vicia villosa cultivar HV-30 ecotype Madison, WI linkage group LG4, Vvil1.0, whole genome shotgun sequence genome encodes:
- the LOC131599254 gene encoding polygalacturonase-like, translated as MKNFRIAVIVSFLFLADYSAAQPGVLPISKFGGTPNSDITQAFIKAWAQACASPTPTKILISAGIYKLTGIDVRGPCKAPIGVQVEGTIQAPSDINLVQKGSDQWVRFQYINSLTLSGKGVFDGQGALVWKKGGAAWSKGSSTSTKISMNLGFNFVNNSIIRDITSKDSKFFHINVLGCNNITFDGVTITAPAMSPNTDGIHLGRSTDVKILNTNIATGDDCVSLGDGSRKVIVQNVNCGPGHGISVGSLGKYTTEDHVEGLLVKNCTLKETDNGVRIKTWPSSPGTITITDMHFEDITMINVLNPVIIDQEYCPWNQCSKQTPSKIKISKVSFKNIHGTSKTPEGVILVCSSGVPCDGVELNNIDLTFNGAPAKAKCSNVKPIVIGKAPACQA; from the exons ATGAAGAATTTCAGGATTGCTGTAAttgtttcattcctatttctagcTGATTATAGTGCAGCTCAACCTGGAGTTCTTCCTATATCGAAATTTGGCGGTACACCAAATTCAGATATTACTCAG GCTTTCATAAAAGCTTGGGCTCAAGCATGTGCATCTCCAACTCCAACGAAAATTTTGATTTCAGCCGGTATATACAAGCTTACTGGAATAGATGTTAGAGGTCCTTGTAAGGCTCCAATTGGAGTTCAAGTAGAAGGAACAATTCAAGCACCTTCAGACATAAATCTAGTCCAAAAAGGGTCTGACCAATGGGTCAGGTTTCAATATATAAACTCTTTAACATTATCAGGAAAAGGAGTTTTTGATGGTCAAGGTGCACTTGTTTGGAAAAAAGGTGGAGCTGCTTGGAGCAAAGGTTCAAGTACTTCCACCAAAATCTCAATG AATTTGGGTTTTAATTTTGTCAACAACTCGATCATCCGCGACATTACTTCTAAGGATAGCAAATTTTTCCATATTAATGTATTAGGGTGCAACAATATCACATTTGATGGTGTGACAATTACTGCCCCTGCTATGAGTCCTAACACAGATGGAATCCACTTGGGAAGATCAACTGATGTTAAAATTTTGAATACCAACATTGCTACTGGAGATGATTGTGTCTCATTGGGTGACGGTAGTAGAAAAGTAATTGTCCAAAATGTGAATTGTGGACCTGGTCATGGTATAAGTGTTGGAAGCCTTGGAAAGTATACGACTGAAGATCATGTAGAAGGTCTTTTAGTTAAGAATTGTACTCTTAAAGAAACCGATAATGGTGTTAGGATCAAGACTTGGCCATCTTCACCAGGAACAATTACTATCACTGATATGCATTTTGAAGATATTACCATGATTAATGTCTTAAACCCTGTCATCATTGACCAAGAGTATTGTCCATGGAACCAATGCTCCAAACAG ACTCCATCAAAAATAAAGATAAGCAAGGTTTCATTCAAGAATATTCATGGAACTTCAAAAACCCCAGAAGGAGTGATTCTTGTTTGCAGCAGCGGTGTACCATGCGATGGCGTGGAGCTGAATAATATTGATCTCACATTCAATGGAGCACCAGCAAAAGCTAAATGTTCCAATGTCAAACCTATAGTCATAGGAAAAGCCCCTGCTTGTCAAGCTTAA